From the Leptospira sp. WS60.C2 genome, one window contains:
- a CDS encoding cyclic nucleotide-binding domain-containing protein yields the protein MRSKTTTPSLKQIIASTDLFLNLSTDTKEHLERSFHKVKFVKNKVVMKQGEPGHALYLVATGSFSVYVTNDGKKQKLGEVKPGSCFGEGALVTDEPRNATVVCDQSGIVYRIDRNEFNRAFKDRSEELKAFVRLISRRSRALHRSVFRPEPRRIKELISSVSLFQGVGAKLISELENQMEWIFLPGGETLMRQGDKADGMYVVVNGSLVYEVRNNQGHVVSTGTFSKGDIIGEMALLTGEPRTATVVATLSCEIVKISTLAFESVFSKHPPSMLAITKLIADRFTKDRMGKRTVKKTRSIITLFPLQKDLSVRDFAHNLASALKKIGRTIIVENKDFKKHKGDREHAVSDLLESLYQLQDSHDFLILCPNFEDKLWTETILHHTNRILLLSDAKKADGLSSEEIRFLGDSEETHGPIRELVLLYSDPNEKPQNISNLTKIRKTDVVRHIRTYSHHGFESLTRFITGRSIGLALGGGGAKGFAHIGLIKAMQEENIPIDMIGGTSAGALMASIYAMGNDAPNLERIAKALMSDKKTLNDYTVPVVSLIRGKKFNTVIKSFVGETMIEDLWLPYFAVATSLSKAQKVIIDRGPLWKALRASASIPGILPPFFENNELLVDGAMLDNIPGAVMREKGADFVISVALASEGDAAADELFGDIYPKNNSGALPSAIRLFFKRIFTKAQNLKEAPNLLSLLMRATFVASDAAMAQAKAESDIFAELPVEQYGLFDWKKFYELVEIGYRYGKTHAKSWKKQLGIRD from the coding sequence ATGCGCTCAAAAACAACAACTCCATCGCTAAAACAAATCATTGCCAGCACTGATTTATTCCTAAACCTCTCCACGGATACAAAAGAACATTTGGAGCGATCGTTCCATAAGGTAAAATTTGTTAAGAACAAAGTTGTGATGAAACAAGGGGAACCAGGACATGCGCTGTACCTAGTAGCGACAGGTAGTTTCAGCGTTTACGTGACAAATGACGGAAAAAAGCAGAAATTAGGTGAGGTCAAACCAGGGAGTTGTTTTGGAGAAGGAGCACTTGTAACAGATGAACCTCGAAACGCCACAGTTGTCTGCGACCAATCTGGCATTGTTTACCGGATCGATCGAAATGAATTTAATAGAGCCTTTAAAGATCGCTCAGAAGAACTAAAAGCATTTGTTAGACTCATCAGCCGAAGGTCACGTGCTCTGCATAGAAGTGTGTTTCGTCCAGAACCACGGCGTATCAAAGAACTGATTTCTTCTGTATCCCTGTTCCAAGGGGTGGGAGCAAAACTCATCTCGGAATTGGAAAACCAGATGGAATGGATTTTTTTGCCAGGTGGCGAAACTCTGATGCGACAAGGCGACAAAGCCGACGGAATGTACGTTGTCGTTAACGGCAGTTTAGTGTATGAAGTAAGAAACAACCAAGGCCACGTTGTATCAACAGGTACTTTTTCGAAAGGTGATATCATTGGTGAGATGGCTCTCTTAACAGGGGAACCGCGGACGGCAACTGTCGTTGCAACTCTTTCTTGTGAGATTGTAAAAATTAGTACTCTCGCTTTCGAGTCTGTGTTTTCCAAACATCCGCCAAGCATGCTTGCCATCACCAAACTCATCGCAGATCGTTTTACCAAGGATCGAATGGGAAAACGAACCGTTAAAAAAACGAGAAGTATCATCACTCTCTTCCCTCTTCAGAAAGATCTTTCCGTTCGCGATTTTGCCCATAACCTCGCAAGTGCTCTGAAAAAAATCGGACGTACGATCATCGTCGAGAACAAAGACTTTAAAAAACACAAAGGAGACCGCGAACACGCAGTTTCAGACCTACTCGAATCACTATATCAATTGCAGGACTCCCACGACTTCCTGATTCTATGTCCAAATTTTGAAGATAAACTATGGACTGAAACAATTCTCCATCATACAAATCGTATTTTGCTGTTAAGCGATGCTAAAAAAGCAGATGGGTTATCTTCGGAAGAAATTCGCTTTCTCGGTGATTCGGAAGAAACCCATGGTCCCATCCGCGAGCTTGTATTACTCTACTCTGACCCAAATGAAAAACCACAGAATATTTCTAACCTAACAAAGATTAGAAAAACAGATGTCGTCAGACATATTCGTACGTACAGTCACCACGGATTTGAAAGTCTAACTCGCTTCATCACTGGCCGTTCCATCGGACTTGCTCTTGGAGGGGGAGGCGCGAAAGGATTTGCCCATATTGGGCTCATCAAAGCCATGCAAGAGGAGAACATACCCATTGACATGATCGGTGGTACAAGTGCGGGGGCCCTTATGGCAAGCATCTATGCGATGGGCAATGATGCTCCCAATTTGGAACGTATCGCCAAAGCTCTCATGAGCGACAAAAAGACGTTAAACGATTATACTGTTCCCGTTGTCTCTCTCATTCGTGGTAAAAAATTTAACACTGTGATCAAAAGTTTTGTCGGTGAAACGATGATCGAAGATCTTTGGCTTCCTTATTTTGCCGTCGCAACAAGCCTTTCCAAAGCACAAAAAGTCATCATCGACCGTGGACCATTATGGAAAGCACTCCGTGCTTCCGCTTCGATCCCTGGAATCTTACCTCCCTTCTTTGAAAACAATGAACTGTTAGTTGATGGAGCCATGTTAGATAATATTCCTGGTGCTGTGATGCGAGAGAAAGGAGCCGACTTTGTGATTTCTGTAGCACTTGCATCCGAAGGGGATGCTGCTGCAGATGAACTCTTCGGTGACATCTATCCCAAAAACAATTCGGGAGCTCTACCATCTGCTATTCGTTTGTTTTTCAAACGTATTTTTACGAAAGCGCAGAATTTAAAAGAAGCACCGAACCTTCTCAGTTTACTCATGCGTGCCACGTTCGTTGCGTCCGACGCCGCGATGGCTCAAGCAAAAGCTGAGTCTGATATTTTTGCAGAGTTACCCGTCGAACAGTATGGACTCTTTGATTGGAAAAAGTTCTATGAACTGGTTGAGATCGGATACCGGTATGGAAAAACACATGCCAAAAGTTGGAAAAAACAACTCGGGATTCGGGACTGA
- a CDS encoding Crp/Fnr family transcriptional regulator — MNVPNQYLKFINSLSPISEKVLMEMVSILRKVEIEKFDYFVKEGEISREIGFLEKGIVRAFYINEAGKEYNKTFFTAPNFIGSYASIITGLPNRLPQQALTKCIVWKFSMIDLERLTEKYPEIEKLRRRMAEYLFLRNEKRELEIALLDAQDRYLILLNEFPDIETFVPQYHIATYLGISPTQLSRIRKKLGIKQTNR, encoded by the coding sequence ATGAATGTACCGAATCAATACCTAAAATTTATCAATAGTTTAAGTCCGATTTCTGAAAAGGTATTAATGGAAATGGTATCCATTCTTAGAAAAGTTGAGATAGAAAAATTTGATTATTTTGTAAAAGAGGGAGAGATTTCTCGTGAAATCGGATTTTTAGAGAAAGGGATCGTCCGAGCTTTTTATATCAATGAGGCAGGAAAGGAATATAATAAAACATTTTTTACTGCACCTAATTTTATCGGATCATACGCATCCATCATCACGGGTTTGCCCAACAGACTTCCTCAGCAAGCATTAACAAAATGTATCGTGTGGAAGTTTTCCATGATTGATCTCGAACGACTCACTGAAAAATATCCTGAAATAGAAAAACTACGCCGAAGAATGGCAGAGTATTTGTTTTTAAGAAATGAAAAAAGAGAATTGGAAATCGCTCTTTTGGATGCGCAAGACAGATACTTGATTTTGTTAAATGAATTCCCTGATATTGAGACGTTCGTTCCACAATATCATATTGCCACTTACTTGGGCATCAGTCCGACTCAATTGAGTCGAATCAGAAAGAAACTCGGAATAAAACAAACAAATCGCTAA
- a CDS encoding response regulator gives MKVLLVEDEALLALTEKKSLELYGYTVTCAPSGEEAIDVFRKDPTIDIILMDINLGHGMEGTEAAKLILQEKDIPLIFVSSHTDKEVVTKTEGITSYGYVVKSSTITVLDASIKMALKLFRANQKLKESEEKFMKAFHFTPTPMAIHDFSNRNVFVDCNKAFESIIGYSKDEIIGKTALELGLYVNLEERNEFLNILKEQGFVRNFRNTLKTKAGTELIRYLSLSQMTISNKEHIFSVQTEAPIEFFDTKY, from the coding sequence TTGAAAGTACTACTTGTAGAAGACGAAGCCCTTCTCGCTTTAACAGAGAAAAAAAGTTTAGAATTATATGGATACACTGTTACCTGTGCCCCTAGTGGCGAGGAAGCCATCGATGTCTTTAGGAAGGATCCTACAATTGATATCATTCTAATGGATATTAATTTAGGACATGGGATGGAGGGAACAGAAGCCGCCAAATTAATTTTACAAGAAAAAGATATACCGCTGATTTTTGTTTCTTCCCATACTGATAAAGAAGTCGTTACAAAAACGGAAGGAATCACTTCTTACGGTTATGTGGTTAAAAGCTCAACCATCACAGTGTTAGATGCTTCGATTAAAATGGCGTTAAAACTGTTTCGAGCGAATCAAAAATTAAAAGAGTCCGAAGAAAAGTTTATGAAAGCGTTTCATTTTACTCCGACTCCGATGGCCATACATGATTTTTCGAATCGGAATGTCTTTGTTGATTGTAATAAAGCTTTTGAATCTATCATCGGTTATTCCAAAGATGAGATCATCGGAAAAACAGCACTTGAATTAGGGTTGTATGTAAATCTAGAAGAAAGAAATGAATTCTTAAACATTCTCAAAGAGCAGGGTTTTGTTCGTAATTTTAGAAATACATTAAAAACCAAAGCTGGAACCGAATTGATACGCTATCTTTCTCTGAGTCAAATGACGATCTCAAACAAAGAACATATTTTTTCTGTTCAAACAGAAGCACCAATTGAGTTCTTTGATACTAAGTATTGA
- a CDS encoding SIR2 family protein produces the protein MSFAIPLVPFAENPYSMDTYILGAGFSYSFAQDLFPLTDTLVRIGIEKFPHPKSYSSLKELISRMFSDSESINFENLATFLLNDPLKNITGNSLKNSEIYLDLIGLVANVLKVEPSAIKSSPRFLLLQKWISKLNERGDSIITFNYDLILEQVLVELKWNPLTGYCMDFYIPGLDRQIPWVEPKANQIKYLKLHGSLNWQMEKDAFYDVSEKRIYFSANNVSNYWNNYFQGYYREKYSYYPYIIPPLIGKKYENKSIQRLWHISQSLLENSKRIFIIGYSLPESDVIAEYMLRDANISDKEIKIVRKLGQNESKSDVENRFKRIFFSESNNNRIEFVDMDAMEFIQGLELVS, from the coding sequence ATGAGCTTCGCCATTCCCCTAGTTCCTTTTGCTGAAAATCCATATTCAATGGACACTTACATTCTAGGAGCCGGATTTAGTTATTCGTTTGCACAGGATTTGTTCCCCTTGACAGACACTTTAGTAAGAATAGGAATCGAAAAATTTCCTCATCCAAAAAGTTATAGCTCACTCAAAGAATTGATCTCAAGAATGTTTTCCGATTCGGAAAGTATCAATTTTGAAAACTTAGCTACATTTCTTTTGAATGATCCTCTCAAAAATATCACTGGTAACTCTTTAAAAAATAGCGAAATCTATCTCGATCTCATTGGACTAGTAGCCAATGTTTTAAAGGTCGAACCTTCTGCTATAAAAAGCTCACCTCGCTTCCTTTTACTACAAAAATGGATTTCAAAACTGAATGAGCGAGGAGATTCCATCATCACGTTCAATTATGATTTAATATTGGAACAAGTTTTAGTTGAATTGAAATGGAATCCGCTTACAGGTTATTGTATGGATTTTTATATACCTGGACTTGACCGACAAATTCCTTGGGTCGAACCAAAAGCCAACCAAATTAAGTATTTAAAGCTGCATGGATCACTCAATTGGCAAATGGAAAAGGATGCTTTTTATGATGTATCAGAAAAACGGATTTATTTTTCTGCAAATAATGTAAGTAATTACTGGAACAACTATTTTCAAGGATATTACAGAGAAAAGTATTCCTATTACCCATACATCATTCCTCCGCTCATTGGGAAAAAATATGAAAACAAGTCCATCCAAAGACTTTGGCATATTTCCCAATCTCTCCTGGAAAATTCGAAACGAATTTTTATCATTGGTTATAGTCTACCAGAATCTGATGTGATCGCGGAATACATGTTACGAGATGCAAATATTTCAGATAAAGAAATAAAAATTGTAAGAAAGTTAGGACAAAACGAATCCAAGAGTGATGTAGAAAATCGATTTAAGAGAATTTTCTTTTCCGAGAGCAATAACAATCGAATAGAATTCGTGGATATGGATGCGATGGAGTTTATTCAGGGATTGGAGTTGGTTTCTTAG
- a CDS encoding virulence RhuM family protein, with amino-acid sequence MNSEFLIYQNQIGDIQIDVRLEDETVWLTQAQICELFQKSKSTISEHIKNVFEEGELDRDVTVRNFRTVQNEGNRQVERELEYFNLDVIISVGYRVKSLQGTQFRIWATQRLKEYITKGFALNDERFKKGSSMNYFNELQERLREIRLSERFFYQKIKDIYTTSIDYDPKDEKSIEFFKVVQNKLLWAISENTAAELVYRRVNAELPLMGMISLDKKNSHSIRKSDVSIAKNYLKEDEIKLLGLLVEQYLAFAETMAQQRRPMYMKDWIERLDSILQLNGRELLSHAGKITHEMALKKSEEEYEKYRLTQKTKEKEESLKELEEDIKGLEKKSKGE; translated from the coding sequence ATGAATAGCGAATTCTTAATTTACCAAAACCAAATAGGCGATATACAAATCGATGTTCGGTTGGAAGACGAAACCGTATGGCTAACGCAGGCTCAGATCTGCGAACTCTTTCAAAAGTCAAAATCCACAATCAGCGAACATATCAAAAATGTGTTCGAAGAGGGAGAATTAGATCGAGATGTAACTGTTCGGAATTTCCGAACAGTTCAAAACGAAGGAAATCGACAAGTAGAGCGAGAACTTGAATATTTCAACTTAGATGTTATCATTTCAGTCGGTTACCGGGTAAAATCGCTCCAGGGCACACAGTTTCGAATCTGGGCCACTCAGCGACTAAAAGAATACATTACCAAGGGTTTTGCCTTAAACGACGAGCGGTTCAAAAAAGGCAGCTCTATGAACTACTTCAATGAACTGCAAGAGCGTCTGCGTGAGATTCGTTTATCGGAACGCTTCTTTTACCAAAAGATCAAAGATATTTACACCACGAGCATCGACTATGATCCCAAGGATGAAAAGTCGATCGAGTTTTTTAAGGTAGTGCAAAACAAATTGTTATGGGCGATTAGTGAAAATACTGCCGCCGAACTAGTCTATAGACGAGTGAATGCAGAGCTTCCTCTGATGGGAATGATTTCACTCGATAAAAAAAATTCCCATTCCATTCGCAAATCAGATGTTAGTATCGCCAAGAATTACCTAAAGGAAGACGAAATCAAATTATTAGGTCTTCTTGTAGAACAATACCTTGCATTTGCCGAAACGATGGCACAACAAAGAAGGCCAATGTACATGAAAGATTGGATTGAAAGGCTTGATAGCATTCTGCAGTTAAACGGTAGAGAACTTTTGAGCCATGCCGGCAAAATCACTCATGAAATGGCACTGAAAAAATCAGAAGAAGAGTATGAAAAATACAGACTCACCCAAAAAACAAAAGAAAAGGAAGAAAGTCTGAAGGAATTGGAAGAAGACATCAAAGGATTGGAGAAGAAGAGCAAGGGAGAATGA
- a CDS encoding ATP-binding protein translates to MSLIYRTLKEKCNDDRDLAPLLAQWEFDQKLLSNALRSIAYSFPHYSMHDESHSNTILLQIEKILGLERIRLLSGTDLWLILESAYSHDLGMVIPEKDKMEALESADFSLYLEGIMQDPNHESFEEAKLIKSSDIKELLAKSPKTWPLEVSKSLTILLADFFRRQHATRSKNILNQPTHIGLSSPRTGLIPSRLFNVLGKITESHGKDHNYVMSLHQYEDGIASDKCHPRLISFLLRLGDLLDIDNGRFCPVMLSSFGRLPKTSETHLEKHNSIQHLYISQSHIEIRAKTKDYEVYSLLSTWFDWIKNEIGFLNGNLNTILPSVEYGGFPSANDLIVELLDYEVIENSQRPRIDIDADKVMEMLRGTNLYSSSNVFIREILQNSVDALMLRFFLENESLSETFDSPNKMYEKFRANDSYKIDITLSELQRDNGKLSILMDIEDSGIGISKEEISFLLKMGSSNKNSKRKKIVQRMPEWMKPSGFFGIGFHSIFQAVDNVTIFTKSIYDSFQYEIHFREKGKLVKIRKIESENNLVKSFTKISVEIDSERIPYRFTYKYDNKKALEIISNYDSLLDDNFPIEKANLIYDISTFASEYAIPVFLNGVIINNSSTNISEDFCKESNCNLSIYPILTNMPGSEISFRNQKVLTNNRELYFSYLQFNLDILNGKADDFLSFSREKLTNDGKKRIRDILEKEIPVKLESLYQAYDNKRKEISLAYHSNFLKPTSTIRDDWKDFEISEKKDSNKKKKLRELLDQSTIDVQYEDGHSSSKSLEISFMEEIYLVDPRLDIISFLIEQLFIEYNHFQLFSVSSKTETKVVGGNIPINDNIIKEKFRFSKHMFSEDEIIYLSVIEYFFHSYKLIYKGGTRIKRTYLPLFRKKYEQISIKSKDVSPSLPYIQPIYRSEFDLYQKCIINPFVIENDNWKIRGLEEAKKKTFEIKSANNVSITLDEISNLFNDLVEEIQGILNQHNE, encoded by the coding sequence ATGAGTTTGATATATAGAACATTAAAAGAAAAATGTAATGACGATAGAGATTTGGCTCCATTGCTAGCACAATGGGAATTTGACCAAAAGTTGCTTTCAAATGCACTCAGAAGTATTGCTTATTCATTCCCGCATTACAGTATGCATGATGAATCGCATTCAAATACCATACTTTTACAAATCGAAAAAATCCTCGGTTTAGAGCGAATACGATTATTATCTGGAACAGACCTTTGGTTAATCTTAGAATCCGCCTATTCACATGACTTGGGTATGGTGATACCAGAAAAAGATAAGATGGAGGCACTTGAGTCCGCCGATTTTTCTCTATATCTCGAAGGTATTATGCAAGATCCAAATCATGAAAGTTTCGAAGAGGCGAAATTAATTAAATCATCTGACATTAAAGAATTATTAGCAAAATCACCTAAGACATGGCCTCTTGAAGTTTCAAAGTCACTTACTATCCTTTTAGCAGATTTTTTTCGAAGACAACACGCTACCAGATCGAAGAATATTTTAAACCAACCAACTCATATCGGGCTTTCTTCTCCTCGAACTGGCTTAATACCGAGTCGATTGTTCAATGTATTAGGAAAAATTACTGAGAGCCATGGCAAAGACCACAACTACGTCATGAGTCTTCATCAATATGAAGACGGAATAGCTTCAGATAAGTGCCATCCAAGACTTATATCTTTCCTTTTACGATTAGGTGATCTGTTGGACATTGATAATGGCAGATTCTGTCCTGTTATGCTTTCTTCATTTGGTAGATTGCCAAAAACGAGCGAAACTCACTTAGAAAAACATAATTCTATTCAACATCTTTACATATCGCAATCTCATATCGAAATTAGAGCAAAAACCAAAGATTACGAAGTATATTCCTTACTTTCGACTTGGTTTGATTGGATCAAAAATGAAATCGGTTTTTTAAACGGTAACCTAAATACAATTTTACCATCGGTTGAATATGGAGGTTTTCCTTCTGCAAATGATCTAATTGTCGAACTTTTGGATTATGAGGTGATTGAAAATTCTCAAAGACCAAGGATAGATATCGATGCAGACAAAGTAATGGAAATGCTTCGAGGAACAAATCTTTATAGTTCATCAAATGTATTTATAAGAGAAATATTGCAAAATTCTGTGGATGCATTAATGTTGAGATTTTTTTTGGAGAATGAATCTTTGAGTGAAACTTTCGATTCACCTAATAAAATGTATGAAAAATTTCGTGCGAACGATTCGTATAAAATTGATATCACATTATCTGAGCTTCAACGAGATAATGGTAAGTTATCTATTTTAATGGATATTGAGGATTCAGGAATCGGAATATCTAAAGAGGAAATTTCATTCTTGTTAAAGATGGGATCATCGAATAAAAATTCGAAGAGAAAAAAAATAGTTCAGCGGATGCCCGAATGGATGAAACCATCTGGATTTTTTGGAATCGGTTTTCACTCCATCTTTCAAGCTGTCGATAACGTTACCATATTTACAAAATCCATCTATGATTCATTTCAGTATGAAATCCATTTTAGAGAAAAAGGAAAATTAGTAAAAATTCGAAAAATCGAAAGTGAAAACAACCTAGTAAAGTCTTTTACAAAAATTTCAGTAGAAATCGATTCAGAGAGAATTCCTTATCGATTCACTTATAAATATGACAATAAGAAAGCCCTTGAAATAATCTCAAACTACGATTCTTTATTAGATGATAATTTTCCCATAGAAAAAGCAAATCTAATCTACGATATATCTACTTTTGCATCTGAATATGCGATTCCCGTTTTTCTCAATGGAGTTATTATAAATAATTCTTCGACAAACATTTCGGAAGATTTTTGCAAAGAATCTAATTGTAATTTATCTATATACCCAATCTTGACAAACATGCCTGGCTCTGAGATATCTTTCCGAAACCAAAAAGTATTGACTAATAATAGAGAACTATATTTTTCCTATTTGCAATTTAATCTCGATATTTTGAATGGAAAAGCAGATGATTTTCTATCATTTTCAAGAGAAAAACTTACAAATGATGGTAAAAAAAGAATTAGAGATATTCTTGAAAAGGAAATTCCTGTAAAATTAGAATCTTTGTATCAAGCTTATGATAACAAAAGAAAAGAAATCTCATTAGCATATCATTCGAATTTTTTAAAACCCACTTCTACAATTCGTGATGATTGGAAAGATTTTGAAATTAGCGAAAAAAAAGATTCGAATAAAAAAAAGAAACTAAGGGAACTTTTAGATCAAAGCACAATAGATGTACAGTATGAAGATGGGCACTCGTCGAGCAAGAGTTTGGAAATAAGTTTCATGGAAGAAATATATTTAGTTGATCCTAGATTAGATATTATTAGTTTTTTAATAGAACAATTATTTATTGAATATAATCATTTCCAACTTTTTTCCGTCTCAAGCAAAACTGAAACTAAAGTAGTGGGAGGGAATATCCCGATTAATGATAATATTATTAAAGAGAAATTTAGATTTTCTAAACATATGTTCTCAGAAGATGAGATTATATATTTATCAGTGATTGAATATTTTTTTCATAGTTATAAATTGATTTATAAAGGTGGAACGCGTATCAAGAGAACATATCTTCCTTTATTCCGAAAGAAATATGAACAGATTTCAATTAAATCGAAAGATGTTTCGCCTAGTCTTCCTTATATTCAACCAATTTATCGCTCCGAATTTGATCTATATCAAAAATGTATAATCAATCCTTTTGTTATTGAAAATGATAACTGGAAAATAAGGGGACTAGAAGAAGCAAAGAAAAAAACTTTTGAGATAAAATCAGCAAATAATGTTTCCATAACGTTAGATGAGATATCTAATCTTTTTAATGATTTGGTAGAGGAAATACAAGGTATACTAAATCAACATAATGAATAG